The following coding sequences are from one Rathayibacter sp. VKM Ac-2760 window:
- a CDS encoding putative protein N(5)-glutamine methyltransferase, with protein MNDAPSGPPTGRSSSVAPPPSRPLPPLTSSVARLRAAGCVFAEEEAALLHEAAGDGRALEQLLRRREAGEPLEQILGWVAFRGLRIPVSPGVFVPRRRTEAVVDAALALLAGRGPSTVLDLCCGVGAIGRALIEERDGLTLHAADLSPAAVACARRTLAGLASVHQGDLLAALPEGLRGRIDLVVVNAPYVPTAAIVLMPPEARLHEPASTLDGGSDGLGLHRRIAAEVLPWLSGDGAVVIETSREQAERTAALFAAAGFNPSILLDDELDATVVSAPRHRTTRV; from the coding sequence ATGAACGACGCCCCGTCCGGTCCGCCGACGGGGCGTTCGTCGTCGGTGGCACCGCCGCCGAGTCGGCCGCTGCCGCCCCTCACGTCCTCCGTCGCGCGCCTGCGCGCCGCGGGCTGCGTCTTCGCCGAGGAGGAGGCCGCGCTGCTGCACGAAGCGGCCGGCGACGGCCGAGCGCTGGAGCAGCTCCTGCGGCGACGGGAGGCGGGCGAGCCGCTCGAGCAGATCCTCGGCTGGGTCGCCTTCCGCGGGCTGCGCATCCCGGTCTCCCCCGGCGTCTTCGTCCCCCGGCGGCGCACCGAGGCCGTCGTCGACGCCGCCCTCGCGCTCCTGGCCGGACGCGGGCCCTCGACCGTCCTCGACCTCTGCTGCGGTGTCGGAGCGATCGGGCGCGCCCTGATCGAGGAGCGCGACGGCCTCACCCTCCACGCGGCCGACCTCTCCCCCGCTGCCGTCGCCTGCGCCCGGCGGACTCTGGCGGGACTCGCGTCGGTCCACCAGGGCGACCTGCTCGCCGCCCTCCCCGAGGGGCTCCGGGGCCGGATCGACCTGGTGGTCGTCAACGCGCCCTACGTGCCGACCGCCGCGATCGTCCTGATGCCGCCGGAGGCGCGCCTGCACGAGCCGGCGTCGACCCTCGACGGCGGGAGCGACGGTCTGGGGCTGCACCGACGGATCGCAGCGGAGGTCCTCCCGTGGCTGAGCGGTGACGGCGCGGTCGTGATCGAGACCAGCCGAGAGCAGGCGGAGCGGACGGCGGCGCTCTTCGCGGCGGCGGGATTCAACCCGTCGATCCTCCTCGACGACGAGCTCGACGCCACGGTCGTCTCGGCCCCACGACACCGAACTACACGCGTGTAA
- a CDS encoding cell division protein CrgA produces MARATKSPKPERDEARTGEDAPNPVWFKPVMFGFMLLGLAWIIVFYVSQGTLPVPDLGNANILIGFGIAFIGFLMTTRWR; encoded by the coding sequence ATGGCACGAGCGACGAAGAGCCCGAAGCCCGAGCGCGACGAGGCCCGGACCGGTGAGGACGCACCCAACCCGGTGTGGTTCAAGCCCGTGATGTTCGGGTTCATGCTGCTGGGTCTGGCCTGGATCATCGTCTTCTATGTCAGCCAGGGCACCCTGCCGGTCCCCGATCTGGGCAACGCGAACATCCTCATCGGGTTCGGCATCGCCTTCATCGGCTTCCTGATGACCACGCGCTGGCGCTGA
- a CDS encoding aminodeoxychorismate/anthranilate synthase component II, which translates to MTRLLVVDNYDSFVFTLVAHLREAGAEVEVVEGAELSPQAAIERATGSEAIVLSPGPGRPEDVPTSVALVRHAIATHQPLLGVCLGHQVIAHALGARVSEAPELMHGRTSSIEHDGDALFAGIASGFTAMRYHSLAVQRSTLPPELAVIAGTAEGVVMALRHRTAPVVGVQFHPESVLTEGGRLLLANWLIEAARVPAASSVR; encoded by the coding sequence ATGACTCGGCTTCTGGTGGTGGACAACTACGACAGTTTCGTCTTCACGCTCGTCGCCCACCTCCGAGAGGCGGGGGCGGAGGTCGAGGTCGTCGAGGGGGCGGAGCTCTCCCCGCAGGCGGCGATCGAGCGCGCCACGGGGAGCGAGGCGATCGTGCTGTCGCCGGGACCGGGACGGCCGGAGGACGTGCCGACCTCGGTCGCCCTCGTCCGGCATGCGATCGCGACGCACCAGCCGCTCCTCGGAGTCTGCCTCGGCCACCAGGTGATCGCGCACGCCCTCGGTGCCCGGGTGAGCGAGGCACCCGAGTTGATGCACGGCCGGACGTCGTCGATCGAGCACGACGGCGACGCGCTGTTCGCCGGGATCGCCTCGGGTTTCACAGCGATGCGCTACCACTCGCTCGCCGTCCAGCGCTCGACCCTGCCGCCGGAGCTCGCCGTGATCGCCGGCACGGCCGAGGGCGTCGTCATGGCGCTGCGGCACCGGACGGCGCCCGTGGTGGGGGTGCAGTTCCATCCCGAGTCGGTCCTCACCGAGGGGGGTCGCCTGCTGCTCGCGAACTGGCTCATCGAGGCGGCGCGCGTCCCGGCGGCTTCGTCCGTGCGCTGA
- a CDS encoding FtsW/RodA/SpoVE family cell cycle protein: MTATATTPTAARERPRFLRQRLRNLELLLLLGACLIDASAILLVQLGALGAVDTTLVSLGAGLSGLVLVVHVVLRFAAPEADPFLLPIATVLNGLGVAEIYRIDIADGATGWESVAVRQIIWSGLAIVAAVVVLLVIRNHRVLFRYTYVAGFAAIVLLLLPLLPFIGREVSGARVWIGIGDFFSFQPGEIAKIALAVFFAGYLVRNRDSLSMVGKTFLRVRFPRLRDLGPILVVWAVTMGVIVFQRDLGTALLYFGLFLVMLYVATGRTGWVLIGVGLFLGGAILASQTLGYVGNRFANWLDAFSPDRYGADPGGSYQLVQGLFGLAHGGLLGTGLGQGMPDITPVPQSDYIIASLGEELGLAGLFAIFGLYLLMVSRGFRIGFAGQDDFGRLLGVGLSFVIALQCFIVIGGVTRVIPLTGLTTPFLAAGGSSLVANWMIVAVLLRLSDTVRNQPRLVV, translated from the coding sequence GTGACCGCCACCGCGACGACCCCCACCGCCGCACGGGAGCGCCCGCGCTTCCTCCGGCAGCGGCTGCGCAACCTCGAGCTCCTGCTGCTGCTCGGCGCGTGCCTGATCGACGCGTCGGCGATCCTGCTCGTCCAGCTCGGCGCCCTCGGCGCGGTCGACACCACCCTCGTCTCGCTCGGCGCCGGCCTCTCGGGCCTCGTGCTGGTCGTGCATGTGGTGCTGCGCTTCGCGGCACCGGAGGCCGACCCCTTCCTCCTGCCGATCGCCACCGTGCTCAACGGGCTCGGCGTCGCCGAGATCTACCGGATCGACATCGCCGACGGCGCGACCGGCTGGGAGTCGGTCGCGGTCCGGCAGATCATCTGGAGCGGACTCGCGATCGTCGCCGCGGTCGTCGTCCTGCTGGTGATCCGCAACCACCGCGTGCTCTTCCGCTACACCTACGTCGCCGGCTTCGCGGCGATCGTGCTGCTCCTGCTGCCCCTGCTGCCCTTCATCGGCCGCGAGGTCAGCGGAGCGCGCGTCTGGATCGGCATCGGCGACTTCTTCAGCTTCCAGCCCGGTGAGATCGCCAAGATCGCGCTCGCGGTCTTCTTCGCGGGCTACCTCGTCCGCAATCGCGACTCGCTCTCGATGGTCGGCAAGACCTTCCTCAGGGTCCGCTTCCCGCGCCTGCGCGACCTCGGGCCGATCCTCGTGGTCTGGGCCGTCACGATGGGCGTCATCGTCTTCCAGCGCGACCTCGGCACCGCGCTGCTCTACTTCGGCCTCTTCCTCGTCATGCTCTACGTGGCGACCGGCCGCACCGGCTGGGTGCTGATCGGCGTCGGGCTCTTCCTGGGCGGCGCGATCCTGGCGAGCCAGACCCTCGGCTACGTCGGCAACCGCTTCGCCAACTGGCTCGACGCCTTCAGCCCCGACCGCTATGGCGCCGACCCGGGAGGCAGCTACCAGCTCGTGCAGGGCCTGTTCGGCCTCGCCCACGGCGGCCTGCTCGGCACCGGCCTCGGCCAGGGGATGCCCGACATCACGCCGGTCCCGCAGTCGGACTACATCATCGCGAGCCTCGGCGAGGAGCTCGGCCTGGCCGGCCTCTTCGCGATCTTCGGCCTCTACCTGCTGATGGTCTCGCGCGGCTTCCGGATCGGCTTCGCCGGCCAGGACGACTTCGGCCGGCTCCTCGGCGTCGGGCTCTCGTTCGTCATCGCCCTGCAGTGCTTCATCGTCATCGGCGGCGTCACCCGCGTCATCCCGCTCACCGGCCTGACGACTCCGTTCCTCGCGGCCGGCGGCTCGTCGCTCGTGGCGAACTGGATGATCGTCGCCGTCCTGCTCCGCCTGTCCGACACAGTGCGCAATCAGCCGCGTCTGGTGGTGTGA
- a CDS encoding helix-turn-helix domain-containing protein, whose translation MTGSGFTAGDLSVVLLTTSPLRVLRGTWGADDTSVLNFSFLIEGVVRLVGPDRTALLRPGSIAYQPGTTTFTTESTTPVTSLQVSIRADEMRRYGFDLGASVYSLDPDARSTRAAFAFTTAFALAAESGTGLPAEGEIDSFAHVVKQLLVSAFLASAGSQPGTTSVRAATLGRARTVIDRTHRTPRCTPEAVADAVNVSTRSLQRLFEDAGTTVASEIERARVASAVELLRRRPREVPLETIAAASGFSSADHLRRALKRREGLTPSDIRGRVGAPVEAGAQDDGVLRLAPPLAGVVRRA comes from the coding sequence ATGACCGGGTCCGGCTTCACCGCGGGTGATCTCAGCGTCGTCCTCCTCACGACGTCCCCGCTGCGAGTCCTCCGGGGGACCTGGGGAGCGGACGACACGTCGGTCCTCAACTTCAGCTTCCTGATCGAGGGGGTGGTCCGGCTCGTGGGGCCCGATCGCACTGCGCTGCTGCGCCCCGGGTCGATCGCCTACCAGCCGGGCACCACGACCTTCACCACCGAGTCGACGACCCCGGTCACCTCGCTGCAGGTCTCGATCCGGGCGGACGAGATGCGGCGCTACGGCTTCGACCTCGGCGCGAGCGTCTACTCCCTGGATCCGGACGCACGGTCGACGCGTGCGGCCTTCGCCTTCACCACCGCGTTCGCGCTCGCGGCGGAGTCGGGGACGGGGCTGCCGGCGGAGGGGGAGATCGACAGCTTCGCGCACGTCGTCAAGCAGCTGCTCGTCAGCGCGTTCCTCGCATCGGCCGGCTCCCAGCCCGGGACGACCAGCGTGCGCGCGGCGACCCTCGGCCGGGCCCGCACGGTGATCGACCGGACGCACCGCACACCGCGGTGCACGCCGGAGGCGGTCGCGGACGCGGTCAACGTGTCGACCCGCTCGCTCCAGCGGCTCTTCGAGGACGCGGGGACGACGGTGGCGAGCGAGATCGAGCGTGCCCGCGTGGCGAGCGCGGTGGAGTTGCTCCGGCGGCGCCCCCGGGAGGTGCCGCTCGAGACCATCGCGGCGGCATCCGGCTTCTCGTCGGCCGACCACCTCCGCCGGGCGCTCAAGCGCCGCGAGGGGCTCACTCCGAGCGACATCCGCGGCCGGGTCGGCGCGCCGGTGGAGGCGGGAGCGCAGGACGACGGTGTGCTGCGGCTCGCGCCGCCGCTCGCCGGGGTCGTGCGGCGGGCTTAG
- a CDS encoding penicillin-binding protein 2: MNRELKRVSFVVLAMFVALFVSTSTIQVLQADTLSEDSRNTRTLYESFSTERGVILAGGEPIASSTPSDDLYKFQRQYANGPLYSAVTGYFTLNQGTTGIERSLNDYLSGTSNSQFFNEIDNLVSGQDPKGASVELSIDPVAQQAAFDALGDDTGAVVVTEPATGRILAMVSKPTFDPTALASHDTDDVLAAYRALNDDPTEPLVNRAIGGSLNPPGSVFKLVVASAALESGRFTPDSSFPNVQAYTLPGSSSQVTNSGGGLCGSGDTVTLATAVSLSCNVPMAEMGVQLGAAAIRAQAEKFGFDTELEIPMSVEASTYPQTTDDAQTALTAFGQYEVRATPLQIAMVSAAIANGGEVMQPNLVDVIRSQDLSVLQRFEEKSLGRAVSKETADAVKAMMVASVEGGAATNATIGGVTVAGKTGTAENGGDDPYTLWFTGFAPADDPQYAITVLVEDGGGLGQTGYGNLIAAPIAQQVLEAVLNK; this comes from the coding sequence ATGAACCGAGAACTCAAGCGCGTGAGCTTCGTCGTCCTGGCGATGTTCGTGGCGCTCTTCGTGTCCACCTCCACCATCCAGGTCCTCCAGGCCGACACCCTCTCCGAGGACTCGCGGAACACCCGGACGCTCTACGAGAGCTTCTCGACCGAGCGCGGGGTCATCCTCGCCGGCGGGGAGCCGATCGCCTCCTCGACACCGTCGGACGACCTCTACAAGTTCCAGCGCCAGTACGCGAACGGCCCGCTCTACTCGGCCGTGACCGGCTACTTCACACTCAACCAGGGCACCACCGGCATCGAGCGCTCGCTCAACGACTACCTCTCCGGCACCTCGAACTCGCAGTTCTTCAACGAGATCGACAACCTCGTCTCGGGCCAGGACCCGAAGGGCGCCTCGGTCGAGCTCTCGATCGACCCCGTCGCGCAGCAGGCCGCGTTCGACGCGCTCGGCGACGACACCGGCGCGGTCGTCGTCACCGAGCCGGCCACCGGCCGCATCCTCGCGATGGTCTCCAAGCCCACCTTCGACCCGACCGCCCTCGCGTCGCACGACACCGACGACGTCCTCGCGGCGTACCGGGCGCTGAACGACGACCCGACGGAGCCGCTGGTCAACCGCGCCATCGGCGGCTCGCTCAACCCGCCCGGCTCCGTCTTCAAGCTCGTCGTCGCCTCCGCCGCCCTCGAGTCCGGCCGGTTCACGCCCGACTCGAGCTTCCCCAACGTGCAGGCGTACACGCTGCCCGGCTCGAGCTCGCAGGTGACCAACTCCGGCGGCGGTCTCTGCGGCTCCGGAGACACCGTCACGCTCGCGACCGCGGTCTCGCTCTCCTGCAACGTGCCGATGGCCGAGATGGGCGTGCAGCTCGGCGCCGCGGCGATCCGCGCGCAGGCCGAGAAGTTCGGCTTCGACACGGAGCTCGAGATCCCGATGTCGGTCGAGGCGAGCACCTACCCGCAGACCACGGACGACGCCCAGACCGCCCTGACGGCGTTCGGGCAGTACGAGGTGCGGGCGACTCCGCTGCAGATCGCGATGGTCTCCGCAGCGATCGCGAACGGCGGCGAGGTGATGCAGCCGAACCTGGTCGACGTCATCCGCTCGCAGGACCTCAGCGTCCTCCAGCGCTTCGAGGAGAAGTCGCTCGGGCGGGCCGTGAGCAAGGAGACGGCGGACGCGGTGAAGGCGATGATGGTCGCCAGCGTCGAGGGCGGCGCGGCGACGAATGCAACAATAGGAGGCGTCACGGTGGCCGGTAAGACCGGCACCGCTGAGAACGGCGGGGACGACCCGTACACCCTCTGGTTCACCGGATTCGCTCCTGCGGACGATCCGCAGTACGCCATCACCGTCCTCGTGGAGGACGGCGGAGGGCTCGGCCAGACCGGGTACGGCAACCTGATCGCCGCACCCATCGCGCAACAGGTACTAGAGGCGGTGCTGAACAAATGA
- a CDS encoding protein kinase translates to MRPTSGLTFGGRYELQSRIAIGGMGEVWQATDLVIGRTIAIKILKDEYLGDPGFLERFRAEARHAALVNHEGIANVYDYGEEDGSAYLVMELVPGEALSTVLERERVLSTDKVLDIVAQTALALHAAHAAGLVHRDVKPGNLLITPDGRVKITDFGIARIADQVPLTATGQVMGTVQYLSPEQASGQPASPATDIYSLGIVAYECLAGRRPFTGESQVAIAMAQINDTPPELPVTVAEPVRNLVYSCIAKKPVDRPATAAHLARAAQALRSGDVRGAAIAVPAVAGDLPTTQATTVLPSGGAGTQATTILGAGATTALAANPPTGAVDAPVETEEPRKRSPWTWPLVALIVILAVVIAGTIFALTTGDSSEAEPTPSQTQSQTPSQTPSPSPTPSATPSSNTAVINSADYVGRPFDEVEAELTALGMGVQREEGSSAPSSDQVGTVEEVNPTANVVKGTTIVVTTYTEVAVPGAPTAVPTVTPAASSVEPGETFNVTWSNYNQCPSGTSVTGYRVTASGEGATVTSTNPSTSTTATIQAGSAAGTIDITYTVLCGEPESPASPTLSVPVEAPAPTQTPSPSPTPSATATREPTEG, encoded by the coding sequence ATGAGACCCACATCAGGCCTCACCTTCGGGGGACGCTACGAACTGCAGTCCCGGATCGCCATCGGCGGCATGGGAGAGGTGTGGCAGGCGACGGACCTCGTCATCGGCCGCACCATCGCGATCAAGATCCTCAAGGACGAGTACCTCGGCGACCCCGGGTTCCTCGAGCGCTTCCGCGCCGAGGCCCGGCACGCCGCGCTCGTCAACCACGAGGGCATCGCCAACGTCTACGACTACGGCGAGGAGGACGGCTCCGCCTACCTCGTGATGGAGCTCGTCCCCGGCGAGGCGCTGTCCACGGTCCTCGAGCGCGAGCGCGTGCTGTCGACCGACAAGGTGCTCGACATCGTCGCCCAGACCGCGCTGGCACTGCACGCGGCGCACGCCGCCGGCCTGGTGCACCGCGACGTCAAGCCTGGGAATCTCCTGATCACACCCGACGGCCGGGTCAAGATCACCGACTTCGGCATCGCCCGCATCGCCGACCAGGTGCCGCTCACCGCGACCGGCCAGGTCATGGGCACGGTGCAGTACCTCTCACCGGAGCAGGCGAGCGGCCAGCCCGCCTCGCCGGCGACCGACATCTACTCGCTCGGCATCGTCGCGTACGAGTGCCTCGCGGGGCGCCGGCCGTTCACCGGCGAGTCGCAGGTGGCCATCGCGATGGCCCAGATCAACGACACCCCGCCGGAGCTGCCGGTCACGGTCGCCGAGCCGGTGCGCAACCTCGTCTACTCCTGCATCGCCAAGAAGCCGGTCGACCGCCCGGCGACCGCCGCGCACCTCGCCCGCGCCGCCCAGGCCCTGCGCTCGGGCGACGTCCGCGGTGCAGCGATCGCGGTCCCGGCCGTCGCCGGCGACCTGCCGACCACCCAGGCCACCACCGTGCTCCCGTCCGGCGGCGCCGGCACACAGGCGACGACGATCCTCGGCGCCGGAGCGACGACCGCCCTCGCGGCGAACCCGCCGACCGGAGCCGTCGACGCCCCCGTCGAGACCGAGGAGCCGCGCAAGCGCAGCCCCTGGACCTGGCCGCTCGTCGCGCTGATCGTCATCCTCGCCGTGGTGATCGCCGGCACGATCTTCGCGCTCACCACCGGCGACAGCAGCGAGGCCGAGCCGACCCCCAGCCAGACGCAGAGCCAGACCCCGTCCCAGACACCGTCTCCCTCGCCGACCCCCTCGGCCACGCCGAGCTCGAACACCGCGGTGATCAACTCCGCCGACTACGTCGGCCGTCCGTTCGACGAGGTCGAGGCCGAGCTGACCGCGCTGGGCATGGGCGTGCAGCGCGAGGAGGGATCGAGCGCTCCCAGCTCCGACCAGGTCGGAACGGTCGAGGAGGTGAACCCGACCGCGAACGTGGTCAAGGGCACCACGATCGTCGTCACCACCTACACCGAGGTCGCGGTCCCCGGTGCACCGACCGCCGTCCCGACGGTGACTCCCGCGGCGTCGAGCGTCGAGCCCGGCGAGACCTTCAACGTGACGTGGAGCAACTACAACCAGTGCCCCAGCGGAACCTCCGTGACCGGTTACCGGGTGACCGCCTCCGGTGAGGGCGCGACCGTGACGAGCACCAACCCGTCCACGTCGACCACCGCCACGATCCAGGCCGGCTCGGCCGCGGGAACGATCGACATCACCTACACGGTGCTCTGCGGCGAGCCCGAGTCGCCCGCCTCGCCCACCCTCTCGGTCCCGGTCGAGGCCCCGGCCCCGACGCAGACCCCGTCTCCGTCGCCCACCCCGTCAGCGACGGCCACCCGCGAGCCCACGGAGGGCTGA
- a CDS encoding rhomboid family intramembrane serine protease, which translates to MTQVPPSSTYTCYRHPDRQSFVRCQRCGRTICGECQTPAPVGVICPDDMAQQRSEAPRVRGPLVSRVRAMTRADQPTVTYAIIALCVLVWILEVLPFIGDTVLNAIAYFPAYTLPGFGAGFEPWRMITSIFAHSTSLFFVVPFHLLLNMYTLWVFGMALERMLGRGRYLTLFLVSGFAGSVGVLLLSSPLTPVIGASGAIFGLMGAYLVILRHLGGQASQLLVLVGLNLVIGFLPGMNVAWQAHVGGLVAGALIGLVYTRTRQRSQRRTQNLLVGLIGVGLVAVTAGAYVLA; encoded by the coding sequence GTGACCCAGGTCCCGCCGAGCAGCACGTACACCTGCTACCGCCACCCCGATCGCCAGAGCTTCGTGCGCTGCCAGCGGTGCGGTCGCACGATCTGCGGCGAGTGCCAGACCCCGGCCCCGGTCGGCGTGATCTGCCCCGACGACATGGCGCAGCAGCGCAGTGAGGCGCCCCGCGTGCGCGGACCGCTGGTCTCGCGCGTCCGGGCGATGACGCGGGCCGACCAGCCGACGGTGACCTACGCGATCATCGCGCTCTGCGTGCTGGTCTGGATCCTCGAGGTGCTGCCGTTCATCGGCGACACGGTGCTGAACGCGATCGCCTACTTCCCCGCCTACACGCTCCCCGGCTTCGGCGCCGGCTTCGAGCCGTGGCGGATGATCACCTCGATCTTCGCGCACAGCACCTCCCTCTTCTTCGTGGTGCCGTTCCATCTGCTGCTGAACATGTACACGCTGTGGGTGTTCGGCATGGCGCTCGAGCGGATGCTCGGCCGAGGCCGCTACCTGACGCTGTTCCTGGTCAGCGGCTTCGCCGGCTCGGTCGGCGTCCTCCTGCTGTCGAGCCCGCTGACCCCGGTGATCGGCGCCTCTGGCGCGATCTTCGGGCTGATGGGCGCCTACCTCGTGATCCTGCGCCACCTCGGCGGGCAGGCCTCGCAGCTGCTCGTGCTGGTCGGCCTCAACCTCGTGATCGGATTCCTGCCCGGGATGAATGTGGCGTGGCAGGCGCACGTGGGCGGTCTCGTCGCCGGCGCGCTGATCGGGCTGGTCTACACCCGCACCCGGCAGCGGTCGCAGCGGCGGACGCAGAACCTGCTGGTCGGGCTGATCGGCGTCGGTCTCGTCGCGGTCACCGCCGGCGCGTACGTCCTGGCCTGA
- a CDS encoding class E sortase translates to MTAPSSAVPPLRSRARRPRRRLTFFGVLGELLLTAGALVLLYLGWQLYWNDAVIAGQQTSEAAELRQTWSDAAPAPEPSAAPSDAPAGFGDPVIAPVAALDTSFGNLYIPRYGEGWVRTIAEGVDAENVLDEGSIGHYPGTQMPGETGNFALAAHRSAYGGGMHLIDQLQLGDAIYIETADGWYTYRFRNLEYVQPSEVQVIDPVPWTTGAVPGDRLITLTSCNPLYSTAERIIAYGVFESWQPRSAGAPAEIAASLAEEG, encoded by the coding sequence ATGACTGCCCCGTCGTCCGCCGTGCCCCCGCTGCGATCGCGCGCACGACGACCCCGCCGGCGCCTCACGTTCTTCGGCGTCCTGGGGGAGCTGCTCCTCACTGCGGGAGCGCTCGTCCTCCTCTACCTCGGCTGGCAGCTGTATTGGAACGACGCGGTGATCGCCGGCCAGCAGACCTCCGAGGCCGCCGAGCTCCGCCAGACCTGGAGCGACGCCGCTCCGGCGCCCGAGCCGTCGGCGGCTCCGAGCGACGCTCCCGCCGGGTTCGGCGACCCGGTGATCGCCCCGGTCGCGGCGCTCGACACCTCGTTCGGCAATCTCTACATCCCGCGCTACGGCGAGGGCTGGGTGCGGACGATCGCCGAGGGCGTCGACGCGGAGAACGTGCTCGACGAGGGCAGCATCGGCCACTACCCCGGCACGCAGATGCCGGGCGAGACGGGCAACTTCGCGCTTGCGGCGCATCGGAGCGCGTACGGCGGCGGCATGCATCTGATCGACCAGCTGCAGCTCGGCGACGCCATCTACATCGAGACGGCGGACGGCTGGTACACCTACCGCTTCCGCAACCTCGAGTACGTGCAGCCCTCGGAGGTGCAGGTGATCGATCCGGTGCCCTGGACGACCGGCGCCGTGCCTGGTGACCGGCTGATCACCCTGACGAGCTGCAACCCGCTGTACTCGACCGCCGAGCGGATCATCGCCTACGGCGTCTTCGAATCGTGGCAGCCGCGCTCCGCGGGAGCGCCGGCCGAGATCGCGGCGTCGCTCGCCGAGGAGGGCTGA
- the pknB gene encoding Stk1 family PASTA domain-containing Ser/Thr kinase, with product MTDEGRLIAGRYQVGPRLGRGGMSEVYLGTDTRLGRTVAIKELKLSLSSDSAFRLRFRQEAQSASRMSHPTIVRVFDAGEEVSLDDNGAESRRPFIVMEHIEGRLLKDVIAEGPVDVDEAVRITEGILTALEYSHRAGVVHRDIKPGNIMLTPSGQVKVMDFGIARAVSDSAATVAQTTAILGTAAYFSPEQAKGEQVDARSDLYSAGIVLFELLTGRAPFRGDTPVAVAYQHVSETPPAPSSINPAVSPALDGVVARALSKDRYERFQGAAEFRDDLRDAAAGRLPDHRPIDELTTSLFAARSGGGMNDSELALRQLAEDNSIVRTQRRPPVLWIWSSIVVLAVIVAALVIWVLTLQPTTTLPSQSREVPALANTTYDSAQSTLTELDLVASQLAEYSDTVAAGEVIRTDPGSGTIVAPETVIRVYVSQGAQPVAVPETAGTTLEEAIGALTSAGFAEGSQTRQNSPTVPADVVLSSTPAGGQEQTPGTKIDLVVSSGQVTLPDLVGQTLSTALATLAAEQLQLVGVEAPDETCESVRANPPITTQSLAPGDVPQGSTVALGFCAG from the coding sequence GTGACGGATGAGGGACGCCTGATCGCAGGACGGTATCAGGTCGGGCCCCGGCTCGGACGCGGCGGGATGTCCGAGGTCTACCTCGGCACCGACACCCGTCTCGGCCGCACGGTCGCGATCAAGGAGCTCAAGCTCTCGCTGTCCTCCGACTCCGCCTTCCGGCTGCGCTTCCGGCAGGAGGCGCAGTCCGCCTCGCGCATGTCGCACCCGACCATCGTCCGCGTCTTCGACGCCGGCGAGGAGGTCTCGCTCGACGACAACGGCGCCGAGTCGCGACGCCCCTTCATCGTCATGGAGCACATCGAGGGGCGCCTGCTCAAGGACGTCATCGCCGAGGGCCCCGTCGACGTCGACGAGGCCGTCCGCATCACCGAGGGCATCCTCACCGCGCTCGAGTACTCGCACCGCGCCGGCGTCGTCCACCGCGACATCAAGCCGGGCAACATCATGCTGACCCCGTCGGGCCAGGTGAAGGTGATGGACTTCGGGATCGCCCGCGCCGTCTCCGACTCCGCCGCGACCGTGGCGCAGACGACCGCGATCCTCGGCACCGCCGCCTACTTCTCGCCCGAGCAGGCGAAGGGCGAGCAGGTCGACGCGCGCAGCGACCTCTACTCCGCCGGCATCGTCCTCTTCGAGCTGCTCACCGGACGCGCCCCCTTCCGCGGCGACACCCCGGTCGCCGTCGCCTACCAGCACGTCAGCGAGACGCCGCCGGCACCCAGCTCGATCAACCCCGCCGTCTCGCCCGCGCTCGACGGCGTCGTCGCCAGGGCGCTGTCGAAGGACCGCTACGAGCGTTTCCAGGGCGCAGCGGAGTTCCGCGACGACCTGCGCGACGCCGCCGCCGGCCGCCTGCCCGACCACCGGCCGATCGACGAGCTGACCACCTCGCTCTTCGCCGCTCGGAGCGGCGGCGGGATGAACGACTCGGAGCTCGCCCTGCGCCAGCTCGCCGAGGACAACTCGATCGTGCGCACCCAGCGCCGCCCGCCGGTGCTCTGGATCTGGTCATCGATCGTCGTGCTCGCCGTCATCGTCGCCGCGCTGGTGATCTGGGTGCTCACCCTCCAGCCGACCACCACGCTGCCCTCGCAGTCACGGGAGGTCCCGGCACTCGCGAACACCACCTACGACAGCGCCCAGTCCACGCTCACCGAACTCGATCTGGTCGCCAGCCAGCTCGCCGAGTACAGCGACACCGTCGCAGCGGGCGAGGTCATCCGCACCGACCCCGGCTCGGGGACGATCGTCGCCCCCGAGACCGTCATCCGCGTCTACGTCTCGCAGGGCGCCCAACCGGTGGCCGTCCCCGAGACTGCGGGGACGACGCTGGAGGAGGCGATCGGCGCTCTGACCAGCGCCGGCTTCGCGGAGGGGTCGCAGACCCGGCAGAACTCACCGACCGTTCCGGCTGACGTCGTGCTCTCGAGCACCCCCGCCGGCGGCCAGGAGCAGACGCCGGGGACCAAGATCGACCTCGTCGTCTCCTCCGGTCAGGTCACCCTCCCCGACCTCGTCGGCCAGACACTGAGCACCGCCCTGGCGACGCTCGCCGCTGAGCAGCTCCAGCTCGTCGGAGTCGAGGCGCCGGACGAGACCTGCGAGTCGGTCCGGGCGAACCCGCCGATCACCACGCAATCCCTCGCGCCCGGCGACGTGCCGCAGGGCTCGACCGTCGCGCTCGGCTTCTGCGCCGGCTGA